Proteins encoded in a region of the Sugiyamaella lignohabitans strain CBS 10342 chromosome B, complete sequence genome:
- the KGD2 gene encoding alpha-ketoglutarate dehydrogenase KGD2 (Dihydrolipoyl transsuccinylase; component of the mitochondrial alpha-ketoglutarate dehydrogenase complex, which catalyzes the oxidative decarboxylation of alpha-ketoglutarate to succinyl-CoA in the TCA cycle; phosphorylated; GO_component: GO:0042645 - mitochondrial nucleoid [Evidence IDA] [PMID 10869431]; GO_component: GO:0042645 - mitochondrial nucleoid [Evidence IDA] [PMID 11926067]; GO_component: GO:0009353 - mitochondrial oxoglutarate dehydrogenase complex [Evidence IDA] [PMID 2072900]; GO_component: GO:0005739 - mitochondrion [Evidence IEA,IEA]; GO_component: GO:0005739 - mitochondrion [Evidence IDA] [PMID 16823961]; GO_component: GO:0045252 - oxoglutarate dehydrogenase complex [Evidence IEA]; GO_function: GO:0004149 - dihydrolipoyllysine-residue succinyltransferase activity [Evidence IEA,IEA]; GO_function: GO:0004149 - dihydrolipoyllysine-residue succinyltransferase activity [Evidence ISA] [PMID 2115121]; GO_function: GO:0016740 - transferase activity [Evidence IEA]; GO_function: GO:0016746 - transferase activity, transferring acyl groups [Evidence IEA,IEA]; GO_process: GO:0006103 - 2-oxoglutarate metabolic process [Evidence IMP] [PMID 2115121]; GO_process: GO:0033512 - L-lysine catabolic process to acetyl-CoA via saccharopine [Evidence IEA]; GO_process: GO:0008152 - metabolic process [Evidence IEA]; GO_process: GO:0000002 - mitochondrial genome maintenance [Evidence IGI] [PMID 10869431]; GO_process: GO:0006099 - tricarboxylic acid cycle [Evidence IEA,IEA]; GO_process: GO:0006099 - tricarboxylic acid cycle [Evidence IC] [PMID 2072900]), which yields MAESITEGTLKGFEKEIGDFVEQDEEVATIETDKIDVSVNAPFAGTLTEFLANADDTVVVGQPLFKIEPGEGGGAKSESKSESKSESKSESESKSESKSESKPAESKSEESKPSEPAAESKPAESKPAEPAKKPAAKTPAAEEAKPASAGLREERRVKMNRMRLRIAERLKESQNTAASLTTFNEVDMSALMEMRKLYKDEVLKSTGIKFGFMGAFAKASVLAMKDIPAVNAAIEGPNGGDTIVYKDYVDISVAVATPKGLVTPVVRNAEQLSVLGIEKEIAALGVKARDGKLTLEDMAGGTFTISNGGVFGSLYGTPIINMPQSAVLGLHGIKERAVVVNGQVVARPMMYLALTYDHRLLDGREAVTFLKTVKELIEDPRKMLLVQ from the coding sequence ATGGCTGAATCCATTACTGAAGGTACTTTGAAGGGGTTTGAGAAGGAGATTGGTGATTTCGTGGAGCAGGATGAGGAGGTCGCTACTATTGAGACTGATAAGATCGATGTCAGCGTCAATGCCCCGTTTGCCGGTACTTTGACCGAGTTCTTGGCTAATGCTGATGATACTGTGGTTGTTGGCCAGCCCTTGTTTAAGATTGAGCCTGGTGAGGGCGGTGGTGCTAAATCCGAGTCCAAGTCCGAGTCCAAGTCCGAGTCCAAGTCCGAGTCCGAGTCCAAGTCTGAGTCCAAGTCCGAGTCTAAACCCGCTGAATCCAAGTCGGAAGAGTCGAAACCCTCTGAACCAGCTGCCGAGTCGAAACCTGCTGAATCGAAGCCTGCTGAACCCGCTAAGAAGCCTGCTGCTAAGACcccagctgctgaagaggccAAGCCTGCCAGTGCTGGACTTCGTGAGGAACGCAGAGTCAAGATGAACAGAATGAGATTGAGAATTGCTGAGCGTCTTAAGGAGTCTCAAAACACCGCTGCTTCGTTGACTACTTTTAACGAGGTCGATATGTCGGCTCTTATGGAAATGAGAAAGCTGTATAAGGACGAGGTTCTCAAGAGCACCGGTATCAAGTTCGGATTCATGGGTGCTTTTGCCAAGGCTTCCGTTCTTGCTATGAAGGACATTCCTGctgtcaatgctgctattgaagGTCCTAATGGCGGTGATACTATTGTATACAAGGACTATGTGGACATTTcggttgctgttgctacACCCAAGGGTCTTGTTACCCCTGTAGTTAGAAACGCCGAGCAACTTTCTGTTCTTGGAATTGAGAAGGAGATTGCTGCACTCGGAGTCAAGGCCCGTGACGGTAAACTGACTCTGGAAGACATGGCCGGCGGTACCTTCACCATTTCCAACGGAGGTGTATTCGGTTCTTTGTACGGAACTCCCATCATCAACATGCCACAATCGGCTGTTCTGGGACTTCACGGAATCAAGGAGCGTGCTGTCGTTGTCAATGGCCAAGTGGTTGCCCGTCCCATGATGTACCTCGCCCTTACATACGACCACCGACTCCTCGACGGCAGAGAGGCCGTCACCTTCCTCAAGACCGTCAAAGAGCTCATCGAGGACCCCAGAAAGATGCTCCTCGTGCAATAA
- the RIM4 gene encoding Rim4p (Putative RNA-binding protein; required for the expression of early and middle sporulation genes; GO_component: GO:0005737 - cytoplasm [Evidence IDA] [PMID 11914276]; GO_function: GO:0003723 - RNA binding [Evidence IEA]; GO_function: GO:0003723 - RNA binding [Evidence IMP,ISS] [PMID 10806425]; GO_function: GO:0003676 - nucleic acid binding [Evidence IEA]; GO_function: GO:0000166 - nucleotide binding [Evidence IEA]; GO_process: GO:0007126 - meiotic nuclear division [Evidence IEA]; GO_process: GO:0007126 - meiotic nuclear division [Evidence IEP] [PMID 10806425]; GO_process: GO:0007126 - meiotic nuclear division [Evidence IMP] [PMID 11713679]; GO_process: GO:0006279 - premeiotic DNA replication [Evidence IMP] [PMID 11713679]; GO_process: GO:0007131 - reciprocal meiotic recombination [Evidence IMP] [PMID 11713679]; GO_process: GO:0030435 - sporulation resulting in formation of a cellular spore [Evidence IEA]; GO_process: GO:0030435 - sporulation resulting in formation of a cellular spore [Evidence IGI,IMP] [PMID 10806425]), whose product MERCNPRACVFVASLTSVLPDDHLCKSVTDHFEKWGTVKVVKVLRDLANRPYAFVQYSTVEEAKLAIEQAQRTELDGRAIRCEPAKVNRTLFITPVSVEKIGKSELEATLSRYGEIEDITLAKFSPAIRAPTESWFCRFVYREDATLAYAHLRSHEDWHAEWAQNLEHVVDANKEVIDKYSVFMGRLNFHVTEKQIRERMSRHGEIIECILVSKEPFMSQNEALDYDRLNAFAFVKYADELSAARAIEEENHTIFLDRTIHVQYREFNHIKNRGRRSLGPSLELAPPPVNLPSRFTTISVMTPWLNPALAFNRFSVAPFPPPGYMGPREYREPPSFGPKGRFINDPPTRFHSRPDMRGPPMRGRGGGPGGSGFPRGGSPGGRGGFGGPPRGGRGGAGPGPRPRGGFENQPSSRGGMRENTAPPFRGGGHEGRGGFRGMGRGDAGMGTRGGRGGRGGRGRPQ is encoded by the coding sequence ATGGAAAGATGTAATCCTCGTGCCTGTGTTTTTGTAGCCAGTTTGACATCGGTTCTTCCTGACGACCATTTGTGTAAATCTGTTACTGACCACTTTGAAAAGTGGGGAACCGTCAAAGTGGTCAAAGTCCTTCGCGATTTGGCCAATCGCCCTTATGCATTTGTGCAGTACTCTACTGTCGAGGAAGCCAAACTCGCCATTGAACAGGCACAACGAACTGAATTAGATGGCCGTGCAATTCGTTGTGAGCCTGCTAAAGTTAACCGTACCCTGTTCATCACTCCTGTCAGTGTTGAGAAGATTGGTAAATCCGAGCTTGAGGCTACACTATCCCGGTATGGGGAGATAGAAGACATCACGCTAGCCAAATTCTCCCCTGCTATTCGAGCCCCTACCGAAAGTTGGTTTTGCCGTTTTGTCTATCGTGAAGATGCCACTCTTGCATATGCTCATCTGCGATCTCATGAGGACTGGCATGCTGAGTGGGCTCAGAATTTGGAGCACGTTGTCGATGCAAACAAAGAGGTCATTGACAAGTACTCTGTTTTTATGGGAAGACTCAACTTCCACGTTACTGAAAAGCAGATTAGAGAAAGAATGTCTAGACATGGAGAAATTATTGAATGTATATTGGTATCCAAAGAACCATTTATGTCACAAAATGAAGCCCTCGATTATGACAGACTCAATGCCTTTGCCTTTGTCAAATATGCCGACGAGCTTTCAGCTGCTAGAgctattgaagaagaaaatcaCACTATCTTTCTTGACCGCACAATTCATGTCCAATATCGTGAATTCAACCATATTAAGAATCGGGGACGTCGAAGTTTGGGTCCAAGTCTGGAATTGGCTCCTCCTCCTGTCAATCTGCCCTCGCGGTTCACCACAATTAGTGTCATGACTCCTTGGCTCAACCCAGCGCTTGCTTTCAACCGGTTTAGTGTTGCACCTTTCCCACCACCTGGTTATATGGGACCTCGGGAATATCGTGAACCTCCTTCTTTTGGACCCAAAGGACGCTTCATAAATGATCCTCCTACAAGATTCCACAGCAGGCCTGACATGCGTGGCCCACCTATGAGAGGTCGAGGAGGTGGCCCTGGTGGCTCTGGTTTTCCTAGAGGGGGAAGTCCTGGAGGACGTGGCGGATTTGGCGGCCCTCCAAGAGGGGGtcgtggtggtgctggtccTGGACCCAGACCCAGAGGGGGGTTTGAAAACCAACCCAGCAGCCGTGGTGGAATGAGGGAGAATACTGCACCTCCATTTAGAGGTGGTGGCCATGAGGGTCGTGGAGGCTTTAGGGGTATGGGTAGAGGTGATGCAGGAATGGGTACTCGTGGTGGTCGAGGTGGCCGAGGAGGACGTGGCAGACCACAGTGA
- the CKI1 gene encoding bifunctional choline kinase/ethanolamine kinase CKI1 (Choline kinase; catalyzes the first step in phosphatidylcholine synthesis via the CDP-choline (Kennedy pathway); exhibits some ethanolamine kinase activity contributing to phosphatidylethanolamine synthesis via the CDP-ethanolamine pathway; CKI1 has a paralog, EKI1, that arose from the whole genome duplication; GO_component: GO:0005737 - cytoplasm [Evidence IEA,IEA]; GO_component: GO:0005737 - cytoplasm [Evidence IDA] [PMID 14562095]; GO_function: GO:0005524 - ATP binding [Evidence IEA]; GO_function: GO:0004103 - choline kinase activity [Evidence IEA]; GO_function: GO:0004103 - choline kinase activity [Evidence IGI,IMP] [PMID 10329685]; GO_function: GO:0004103 - choline kinase activity [Evidence IDA] [PMID 2536698]; GO_function: GO:0004305 - ethanolamine kinase activity [Evidence IGI,IMP] [PMID 10329685]; GO_function: GO:0016301 - kinase activity [Evidence IEA]; GO_function: GO:0000166 - nucleotide binding [Evidence IEA]; GO_function: GO:0016773 - phosphotransferase activity, alcohol group as acceptor [Evidence IEA]; GO_function: GO:0016740 - transferase activity [Evidence IEA]; GO_function: GO:0016772 - transferase activity, transferring phosphorus-containing groups [Evidence IEA]; GO_process: GO:0006657 - CDP-choline pathway [Evidence IEA]; GO_process: GO:0006629 - lipid metabolic process [Evidence IEA]; GO_process: GO:0006656 - phosphatidylcholine biosynthetic process [Evidence IEA]; GO_process: GO:0006656 - phosphatidylcholine biosynthetic process [Evidence IGI,IMP] [PMID 10329685]; GO_process: GO:0006646 - phosphatidylethanolamine biosynthetic process [Evidence IGI,IMP] [PMID 10329685]; GO_process: GO:0008654 - phospholipid biosynthetic process [Evidence IEA]; GO_process: GO:0016310 - phosphorylation [Evidence IEA]), with protein MSPPVLTTTAAATPMTSRPKFRRSHSHQGSNDSLTGVSGLESTNNDDETPHVNFFLDNRLPVEYFKQDIVKLAHGLRISRWKRVELAMANDIIVSRISGALTNAVYSVDPPPYLKDQIKKSYKSDGTNRTYHTKVPQRILLRVYGPQVAHIIDREQELTTVARLSARNIGPRLLGTFQNGRFEQFLHAKPLTKNDIRDPDVSVQIAKRMRELHDNVELLEDERAKGPGVWLSIDKWMVRAGEKLKELEASQPGAAQKLLQCADWTEFLTMVRKYKEWITEKYGKDQIIKELVFAHNDTQYGNILRIEPPKGSPLLMPRNEHRQLVVIDFEYSSGNPRGFDISNHFCEWMSDFHDPERPYHIHHDKYPTLKERMNLIDSYVEHGYDDFDHEDQMEKEAKQLLQETIDWRPAVSAYWCIWGIVQAVIDTDEDLHLREQKDIANGSYKFQTGDSTTDSPSLDMEVEEEEDAVFDYIAYSTEKAQLFWTDMINLGLLPASEYKGTLKPMPLLE; from the coding sequence ATGAGTCCACCAGTATTGACGACGACCGCAGCTGCCACGCCTATGACATCCCGACCCAAATTCCGCCGAAGCCATTCGCATCAGGGCAGTAATGACTCGTTGACAGGAGTGTCAGGTTTAGAATCGACCAATAACGACGACGAAACGCCCCATGTCAACTTTTTTCTCGACAATCGGCTGCCAGTCGAGTACTTTAAACAGGATATTGTCAAATTAGCACATGGTCTGCGTATTTCCAGATGGAAACGTGTCGAACTGGCCATGGCTAATGATATTATAGTATCGAGAATCTCAGGAGCATTAACCAACGCAGTTTACTCAGTCGACCCACCTCCTTATCTCAAAGATCAGATCAAGAAGAGTTATAAGAGCGATGGCACCAACCGAACTTATCATACCAAAGTTCCACAGCGGATTCTATTAAGAGTATATGGACCCCAAGTGGCACATATCATTGATAGAGAGCAGGAACTGACAACAGTTGCAAGACTTTCGGCGAGAAATATCGGACCAAGATTGCTGGGAACGTTTCAAAATGGCCGATTTGAACAGTTTTTGCATGCCAAACCACTGACCAAGAACGATATTCGAGACCCTGACGTTAGTGTACAGATTGCTAAACGAATGAGAGAATTGCATGATAATGTAGAATTATTAGAAGACGAGCGAGCAAAGGGGCCTGGAGTATGGCTTTCGATTGATAAATGGATGGTTCGTGCGGGAGAGAAGTTGAAAGAGTTGGAAGCCAGTCAGCCAGGAGCCGCTCAAAAGTTATTACAATGTGCCGACTGGACAGAGTTCCTGACCATGGTCCGGAAATATAAAGAGTGGATCACTGAGAAGTACGGTAAAGACCAGATTATCAAGGAGCTTGTATTTGCACATAACGACACTCAATACGGCAATATTCTTCGAATCGAGCCTCCTAAAGGTTCAccgctgctgatgccacGAAACGAGCATCGACAATTGGTTGTAATTGATTTCGAGTATTCGAGCGGCAACCCGCGAGGATTCGATATTAGCAACCATTTCTGTGAATGGATGTCTGATTTCCACGATCCCGAGAGACCGTATCATATACATCATGACAAGTACCCGACGCTGAAAGAACGCATGAACCTGATTGATAGCTATGTCGAGCATGGCTACGACGACTTTGACCACGAAGACCAGATGGAAAAAGAGGCCAAACAGCTGTTACAAGAGACTATTGACTGGCGTCCGGCCGTCAGTGCTTACTGGTGTATCTGGGGAATAGTTCAAGCAGTCATCGACACCGACGAGGATCTTCATCTGCGAGAACAGAAAGACATTGCCAACGGCTCGTACAAATTCCAGACCGGCGACAGCACCACCGACTCGCCATCTCTCGACATGGAggtcgaagaagaagaagacgcCGTCTTCGACTACATTGCATACTCGACCGAAAAGGCCCAACTCTTCTGGACCGACATGATCAATCTCGGCCTCCTCCCTGCCTCCGAATACAAAGGCACCCTCAAACCCATGCCACTCCTAGAATAA